One Algibacter sp. L3A6 genomic region harbors:
- a CDS encoding M23 family metallopeptidase → MKFILSLLLFCSLLLNAQNNYPQDYFANPLEGTLVLAGTFAELRSNHFHSGLDIKTKQRIGLKVNASASGFVSRIKIAHYGYGKALYITHPNGYTTVYAHLSKLSPEIEAYIKKKQYEAESYEIELFPTPEELPVTQGELVAYSGNTGSSGGPHLHFEIRNKDEHPINPMLFGIDILDTKAPVVQSLYVYPLDSTSFVNKKNKKQKVRLVPLKNGDFVTEKIDAIGNIGFGIKTIDRQDLAGNSNGVYNIQTVINGLRNFEIDFKEFSFDETKHINALIDYEHFKTKRERIQRLYREDNQLSLYKSVSNNGMLTIQDSTNSVYKIRVSDYKNNATWITVNIKGTKNTITEPETEKITPYFIQADQVTNLKQDKIAVDFYKNTFYKDFFLDFEVKNDTLLLHDDTVPTQKSFNISFDVSQYNDADKSKLFIARLLGYKDYPAYSTTKRKGDILSTTTKYLGKYALATDSVPPTIKADNFKNKQWLSNFRYLKVKISDDLSGISNYRATINGKFILMEYEYKTNTLTYDFNDGDFTDTNNNLKVIVTDNVGNSSTFEALFYRK, encoded by the coding sequence ATGAAATTTATCCTTTCCCTTCTTCTGTTCTGTTCGTTATTATTAAACGCCCAAAACAACTATCCACAAGATTATTTTGCAAATCCTTTAGAGGGTACTTTGGTGCTCGCTGGTACTTTTGCCGAACTACGTTCTAATCATTTCCATTCCGGACTCGATATAAAAACAAAACAACGCATTGGCTTAAAAGTAAATGCATCGGCTAGCGGATTTGTAAGCCGTATTAAAATTGCACATTATGGTTACGGTAAGGCTTTATATATTACGCATCCAAATGGCTACACTACGGTTTATGCCCATTTATCAAAACTATCTCCAGAGATTGAAGCTTACATAAAAAAGAAGCAATACGAAGCCGAAAGTTATGAAATTGAGCTGTTCCCTACTCCAGAAGAATTACCTGTAACCCAAGGTGAACTTGTGGCTTATAGCGGAAACACAGGCAGTTCTGGTGGGCCTCACCTTCATTTTGAAATTAGAAACAAAGACGAGCACCCTATAAACCCAATGCTTTTTGGTATTGACATTCTAGACACTAAAGCTCCTGTTGTTCAATCGCTTTACGTATACCCTCTAGATAGTACTTCATTTGTAAATAAGAAGAATAAGAAACAGAAAGTAAGATTGGTGCCTTTAAAAAACGGCGATTTTGTTACCGAAAAAATCGATGCCATTGGTAATATTGGTTTTGGAATTAAAACTATTGACAGACAAGATTTGGCTGGAAATTCTAATGGGGTTTACAACATACAAACCGTAATTAATGGTCTGCGTAATTTTGAAATTGATTTTAAAGAATTTTCATTCGATGAAACAAAACACATTAATGCTTTAATAGATTACGAGCATTTTAAAACTAAAAGAGAACGCATACAACGGTTGTATAGAGAAGATAATCAATTAAGCTTATACAAATCGGTATCTAATAACGGTATGTTAACTATACAAGATAGCACCAATTCTGTTTATAAAATTAGAGTATCCGATTATAAAAATAATGCAACCTGGATTACCGTTAATATAAAAGGAACAAAAAACACCATTACCGAGCCAGAAACAGAAAAGATAACACCTTATTTTATTCAGGCCGACCAAGTAACAAATTTAAAACAAGATAAAATTGCTGTCGATTTTTATAAAAACACATTTTATAAAGATTTTTTTTTAGATTTTGAAGTGAAAAATGACACCCTATTATTGCATGACGATACCGTCCCTACGCAAAAAAGTTTCAATATATCTTTTGATGTTAGCCAATATAACGATGCCGATAAAAGCAAACTATTTATTGCTCGCCTACTTGGCTACAAAGATTACCCAGCTTACTCTACAACAAAAAGAAAAGGAGATATTTTATCGACTACCACAAAATATTTAGGAAAATACGCGTTAGCAACAGATAGCGTTCCTCCTACTATTAAGGCAGATAATTTTAAAAATAAACAATGGTTAAGTAATTTTAGATATCTAAAAGTTAAAATTAGCGACGATCTTTCTGGCATTTCTAATTACCGAGCTACCATTAATGGGAAATTTATTTTAATGGAGTACGAATACAAAACAAATACTTTAACTTACGATTTTAACGATGGCGATTTTACAGACACCAACAATAATTTAAAAGTTATTGTTACTGATAATGTTGGAAATAGCTCTACTTTTGAAGCGTTATTTTACAGGAAATAA
- a CDS encoding cell division protein ZapA — translation MSDKLKIKLSIANRVYPLTIDPSQEEGLRKAAKNIEVMIKKFEQSYSVRDKQDVLAMCALQFASQVEQKSIDKTNINEHVEEKLVALNTLLDSHIGS, via the coding sequence ATGTCCGACAAGCTTAAAATAAAGCTATCTATTGCTAATCGCGTATATCCCTTAACTATTGACCCGAGTCAAGAAGAAGGTTTACGTAAGGCGGCAAAGAACATTGAAGTAATGATTAAAAAATTTGAGCAAAGTTATTCTGTTCGAGATAAACAAGACGTTTTGGCCATGTGTGCCTTGCAATTTGCATCTCAAGTAGAGCAGAAGTCTATAGATAAAACAAATATAAACGAGCATGTTGAAGAAAAGCTTGTTGCGCTTAATACTTTGTTAGATTCTCACATAGGCTCTTAA
- the rny gene encoding ribonuclease Y, whose product MDNSIIFAVGGVILGLAIGFIIAKTLEKNNASKLIKNAKKNAASILKQANLEGESIKKDKMLQAKEKFLELKAEHEKVILSRDKKMSEAEKRTRDKESQVSNELSKTKKSNDSLESKIKDYNHRLDVLESKQEEVERLHRSQVQQLEVISSLSAEEAKEQLVESLKGEAKNDAMAFIQSSIEEAKLTAEQDAKKIIINTIQRIGTEEAVDNCVSVFNIESDDVKGRIIGREGRNIRAIEAATGVEIIVDDTPEAIILSCFDSVRREIARLSLHKLVTDGRIHPARIEEVVKKTQKQIEQEIIEVGKRTVIDLGIHNLHPELIKMVGRMKYRSSYGQNLLQHSREVAKLCGVMAAELGLNPKLAKRAGLLHDIGKVPDAETDMETPHAILGMQWAEKYGEKDDVINAIGAHHDEIEMKSLLAPIIQVCDAISGARPGARRQVLDSYIQRLKDLEEIAFGFSGVKKAYAIQAGRELRVIVESEKVNDQTAADLSFTISQKIQTDMTYPGQVKVTVIRETRAVNIAK is encoded by the coding sequence ATGGATAACTCAATTATATTTGCAGTAGGTGGTGTTATATTAGGGCTTGCAATAGGCTTTATTATAGCAAAAACGTTAGAAAAAAACAATGCGTCTAAACTTATAAAAAACGCTAAAAAAAATGCAGCTTCAATACTCAAACAAGCTAATTTAGAAGGTGAGAGTATTAAAAAAGATAAAATGCTACAGGCTAAAGAAAAATTCTTAGAGCTAAAAGCAGAACACGAAAAGGTTATTTTAAGTCGTGATAAAAAAATGAGTGAAGCTGAAAAGCGCACTAGAGATAAAGAATCTCAAGTATCTAATGAACTTTCTAAAACTAAAAAATCTAACGATAGTTTAGAGAGTAAAATAAAGGACTACAACCACAGACTTGATGTATTAGAAAGCAAGCAAGAAGAAGTAGAAAGATTACACAGAAGTCAAGTACAACAATTAGAAGTTATTTCTAGCCTTTCGGCGGAAGAAGCAAAAGAGCAATTAGTAGAGTCTTTAAAAGGTGAAGCTAAGAATGATGCGATGGCTTTTATACAAAGTTCTATAGAAGAAGCTAAACTTACAGCTGAACAGGATGCTAAGAAAATTATAATAAACACCATACAACGTATTGGAACAGAGGAAGCGGTTGATAACTGTGTATCTGTATTTAATATCGAATCTGATGATGTTAAAGGACGTATTATTGGTCGTGAAGGTAGAAACATACGTGCCATTGAAGCCGCTACAGGTGTAGAAATTATTGTTGATGATACGCCAGAGGCTATTATCTTATCTTGTTTCGATTCTGTACGTCGTGAGATAGCAAGATTATCACTTCATAAATTAGTGACAGATGGTAGAATTCACCCTGCAAGAATTGAAGAAGTCGTTAAGAAAACTCAAAAACAAATAGAGCAAGAAATTATAGAAGTTGGTAAACGTACGGTTATTGATTTAGGTATTCATAATCTGCACCCAGAACTTATTAAAATGGTAGGTAGAATGAAGTATCGTTCGTCTTACGGACAAAACTTACTGCAACACTCACGTGAGGTTGCTAAGCTTTGTGGCGTAATGGCAGCAGAATTAGGTTTAAACCCTAAACTTGCAAAACGTGCTGGATTACTACACGATATTGGAAAAGTGCCAGATGCTGAAACAGATATGGAAACGCCACACGCTATATTAGGAATGCAATGGGCTGAGAAATATGGTGAGAAAGACGATGTAATAAATGCTATTGGAGCGCACCACGATGAAATTGAAATGAAATCGTTACTAGCGCCAATTATACAAGTTTGTGATGCAATCTCTGGTGCAAGACCAGGAGCACGTAGACAAGTATTAGATAGTTATATCCAACGTTTAAAAGACTTAGAAGAAATCGCTTTCGGATTTAGCGGTGTTAAAAAAGCATACGCTATTCAAGCAGGTAGAGAACTACGTGTTATTGTAGAAAGCGAAAAAGTTAACGATCAAACGGCTGCCGATTTATCGTTTACTATTTCTCAAAAAATCCAAACGGATATGACGTATCCAGGACAAGTAAAAGTTACTGTAATTAGAGAGACTCGTGCAGTGAATATTGCAAAATAA
- a CDS encoding sensor histidine kinase produces MIKRIFSPIRRLFEHRTSSDNSNSLKWQFAVENSKIGVWDWNAKMNEVFYSVESKNILGYSDNEIGNHADEWNKRVHPEDKAAYNSDFQRHITGELELYKNEHRILCKDGSYRWILDSGKIVSKDKNGKPLRIIGTHIDITSRKRNEVLLNENFNIITNQNKRLYNFTHIVSHNLRTHIGNFKNVLEFHESSTTQQEKDEMFNYLKTISSALTTTITNLNDVISVNSEYNDLNNNIGISEVVRETLGNLSIEIASKRAIINTDLPSNLYLKGNSSYLESIFHNLISNAVKYVHPEKTPTVNIKGVQTEEGFEISISDNGIGIDLEKYKEQVFGMYNTFHESSREDSEGIGLYLTKIQVEDLGGTINIESKLNEGTSFKLFFPKEKAFLLNKKKESFNNTSSTFIK; encoded by the coding sequence ATGATTAAACGTATATTCTCACCTATCCGTCGTCTATTTGAACATAGAACTAGTTCTGATAATTCAAATAGTTTAAAATGGCAATTTGCCGTTGAAAACTCGAAAATTGGTGTTTGGGATTGGAATGCAAAGATGAATGAAGTCTTTTATTCCGTTGAATCTAAAAATATTTTAGGATACAGTGACAACGAAATTGGCAACCATGCCGATGAATGGAACAAGCGTGTACACCCAGAAGATAAAGCTGCTTACAATAGCGATTTTCAGCGACACATTACAGGCGAACTAGAACTTTACAAAAACGAACACCGTATACTTTGTAAAGACGGCAGCTATAGATGGATTCTAGATAGCGGAAAAATTGTTAGCAAAGACAAAAACGGTAAACCGTTACGTATTATAGGCACGCATATAGACATTACATCGCGTAAGCGGAATGAAGTGCTTTTAAATGAAAACTTCAACATCATTACCAACCAGAATAAAAGGCTTTATAATTTTACACATATTGTTTCTCATAATTTAAGAACCCATATTGGTAACTTTAAAAACGTATTAGAGTTTCACGAGTCGTCTACAACGCAACAAGAAAAAGATGAAATGTTTAATTATTTAAAAACCATTTCGTCTGCGTTAACAACTACCATTACTAATTTGAATGATGTTATTAGTGTAAACTCAGAATATAACGACCTAAACAATAATATAGGTATAAGTGAAGTTGTTAGAGAAACATTAGGCAATCTATCTATTGAAATCGCTTCAAAGAGAGCTATTATAAATACCGATTTACCTTCTAACTTATATCTTAAAGGAAACTCATCTTATTTAGAAAGTATATTCCATAATCTAATTTCTAACGCTGTAAAGTACGTTCATCCAGAAAAAACACCAACAGTAAATATAAAAGGTGTTCAAACAGAGGAAGGCTTTGAAATTTCAATTTCGGATAATGGTATTGGTATTGATTTAGAAAAATATAAAGAGCAAGTTTTTGGAATGTATAATACCTTTCATGAAAGTAGTAGAGAAGATTCTGAAGGTATAGGTTTATATCTTACCAAGATACAAGTTGAAGATTTAGGAGGCACAATTAATATTGAAAGCAAACTAAACGAAGGCACATCATTCAAACTGTTTTTTCCAAAAGAAAAAGCTTTCCTTCTTAATAAAAAAAAGGAAAGCTTTAATAATACTTCTTCTACTTTCATAAAGTAG